One segment of Palaemon carinicauda isolate YSFRI2023 chromosome 35, ASM3689809v2, whole genome shotgun sequence DNA contains the following:
- the LOC137627220 gene encoding putative uncharacterized protein DDB_G0283431, giving the protein MRRDVMNIVNTHDNDNNDDNNDNDDDGSDNDDDDDNDNDDDGSDNDDDNDNNNDDDGSDNDDDNDNDNDDDGSDNDDDDDNDNDDDGSDSDDNDNDDDEVFDNARDSNEDDDDGDDDDDYDDITSR; this is encoded by the coding sequence TGACAacgacaacaacgacgacaacaacgaTAACGATGACGACGGCAGCGACAACGATGACGACGACGACAACGATAACGACGACGATGGCAGCGACAACGATGacgacaacgacaacaataacGACGACGACGGCAGCGACAACGATgacgacaacgacaacgataacGACGACGACGGCAGCGACAACGATGACGACGACGACAACGATAACGACGACGATGGCAGCGACAGCGACGACAATGACAACGACGACGATGAAGTCTTTGACAACGCCCGCGACAGCAACGAGGACGACGACGACGGCGACGACGATGACGACTATGATGACATAACGTCCCGATAA